Proteins encoded within one genomic window of Thermofilaceae archaeon:
- a CDS encoding ABC transporter permease — protein sequence MNILYKSSVMLLNKYAELRERFSPGWLERNKSKLQEMKLTLYALTTSKTGAAGLVLVLATTFLAIFGPALAWEPYDTYPVLKNPALAGRLPHPPCLNDCSGMPLSGTDVYGRDILSLIMRGFRIALVMSFIIVVASAALGVILGLISGYFGGFIDEAIMRFTDMMLAFPGLVLAIAFSLTLRISLRNVLVSNAALTTILAALFALNPADAPNIANILSLFVALILVWWPPYARVVRGSVLTLREQGFIEAARALGLSTWRILMKHVLPNISSPLLVMFTFDMATAALSSAALSFLGLGAQPPVPDLGLLISMAGQYFPERSWWIVVEAGFALLLISLGWNMLGDALRDVFDPKTRRSIELKAKL from the coding sequence ACGCTGAGCTCAGGGAGAGGTTCAGCCCAGGCTGGCTGGAGAGAAACAAATCCAAGCTGCAGGAGATGAAGCTCACGCTGTACGCGCTGACGACCTCCAAGACGGGTGCCGCCGGCCTGGTGCTGGTGCTCGCTACCACCTTCCTCGCCATCTTCGGACCGGCTCTCGCCTGGGAACCCTACGACACGTACCCCGTTTTGAAGAACCCCGCTCTCGCGGGCAGGCTGCCGCATCCCCCCTGCTTGAACGACTGCAGCGGGATGCCCCTGAGCGGAACGGACGTCTATGGGCGCGACATCCTCTCCCTCATCATGAGGGGCTTCCGGATCGCGTTGGTCATGAGTTTCATCATCGTGGTGGCCAGCGCCGCTCTCGGCGTGATCCTAGGCCTGATCTCGGGCTACTTCGGCGGCTTCATCGACGAGGCGATCATGAGGTTCACCGACATGATGCTCGCCTTCCCCGGCCTCGTGCTTGCGATCGCCTTCAGCCTTACGCTGCGCATATCCCTCAGGAACGTCCTGGTGTCTAACGCGGCGCTTACCACAATCCTGGCCGCCCTTTTCGCGCTGAACCCGGCCGACGCGCCGAACATCGCGAACATCCTTTCCCTCTTCGTAGCCCTCATACTGGTCTGGTGGCCGCCGTACGCAAGGGTTGTGAGGGGCTCGGTGCTGACGCTGAGGGAGCAGGGCTTCATCGAGGCTGCGAGGGCTCTAGGCCTTTCAACGTGGAGGATCCTCATGAAGCACGTACTGCCGAACATCTCCTCACCGCTGCTCGTTATGTTCACCTTCGACATGGCCACAGCAGCTCTCTCCTCAGCTGCTCTCTCCTTCCTAGGCTTGGGAGCCCAGCCGCCGGTGCCCGACCTTGGCCTCCTCATCTCGATGGCCGGCCAGTACTTCCCCGAGAGGAGCTGGTGGATCGTGGTGGAGGCCGGTTTCGCCCTGCTGCTGATCTCGCTTGGGTGGAACATGCTGGGCGACGCTCTCCGAGACGTGTTCGACCCCAAGACGAGGAGGTCGATCGAGCTGAAGGCGAAGTTGTAG
- a CDS encoding DUF4832 domain-containing protein produces the protein MHAKWGSSRFLKLMILLLPAVIVLPAAFWLLYSSSRTEEWRSMIAERDRPSPPPGRDWHTIPFGEVPLANPLKGFVPFVETARALRGRAPLPYSMEFAYVPVNSVVKCNGSAYYFDFTHLENLLNEVAGRGHQLILRFYFDYPGLPTGVPRCLIEAGVEMRRYDEYGGGLSPDYDDPRMVKLMVELIRELGGRYDGDPRVAFIQVGLLGFWGEWHTYPHNEWFASEETQRAVLEAYDRSFNVTRLQVRYPSRVTRDYNVGFHDDSFAYATLGEVDWYFYNQLRRAGLTERWKTEPIGGEVRPEIQADVFRRADLFEHFMQCIEATHASYLLMDRLFSHPYTSAELRRAAEASRRMGYTFAVCYASVEPLPGDSVSVHVVVKNFGVAPFYYAWPVEFGIVTASGEAVYAEVSGNTVAGILPNETVVWSHVLHNVSRYCGEGRYFAVRVPNPLPKGPPIMFANEKQLPNGWLPLIECGQQGRRR, from the coding sequence GTGCATGCCAAGTGGGGCTCCTCGAGATTCCTGAAGCTTATGATACTGCTCCTTCCAGCCGTTATCGTTTTGCCCGCGGCCTTCTGGCTTCTCTACTCCTCAAGCCGCACTGAAGAGTGGAGGAGTATGATCGCGGAGAGGGATCGCCCTTCACCCCCTCCGGGGCGGGATTGGCACACCATCCCGTTCGGGGAAGTCCCACTCGCCAACCCGCTGAAGGGTTTCGTACCCTTCGTTGAAACGGCGCGAGCTTTGAGGGGGCGCGCGCCCCTCCCCTACTCTATGGAGTTCGCGTACGTCCCCGTGAACAGCGTAGTGAAGTGCAACGGCTCAGCGTACTACTTCGACTTCACCCACCTGGAGAACCTTCTCAACGAAGTTGCGGGGCGAGGGCACCAGCTGATACTCCGCTTCTACTTCGACTACCCCGGCCTGCCGACGGGGGTCCCCAGGTGCTTGATTGAAGCGGGGGTTGAGATGAGGAGGTACGATGAGTACGGTGGCGGATTGTCGCCTGACTACGATGACCCTCGCATGGTGAAGCTCATGGTGGAGCTCATCCGGGAGCTGGGTGGGAGGTACGACGGTGACCCCAGGGTAGCGTTTATCCAGGTCGGGCTTCTAGGCTTCTGGGGGGAGTGGCACACCTACCCGCATAACGAGTGGTTCGCCAGCGAAGAAACGCAGCGGGCTGTGCTCGAGGCCTACGATCGAAGCTTCAACGTGACGAGGCTGCAGGTTCGCTACCCGAGCAGGGTAACGCGGGACTACAACGTAGGCTTCCACGACGATTCCTTCGCCTACGCCACGCTGGGGGAAGTGGACTGGTACTTCTACAACCAGCTACGGAGGGCCGGGTTGACCGAAAGGTGGAAGACCGAACCGATCGGGGGCGAAGTCCGCCCGGAGATCCAAGCGGACGTCTTCAGGAGGGCCGACCTGTTCGAGCACTTCATGCAGTGCATTGAAGCTACTCACGCCAGCTACCTACTCATGGACAGGCTCTTCTCCCATCCATACACATCGGCGGAGCTGAGAAGGGCAGCTGAAGCATCCCGGCGGATGGGCTACACCTTCGCTGTGTGTTACGCCTCCGTCGAGCCTCTCCCGGGCGATTCCGTGAGTGTACACGTCGTGGTGAAGAACTTCGGCGTAGCCCCCTTCTACTACGCCTGGCCGGTGGAGTTCGGCATCGTCACGGCCAGTGGGGAAGCAGTCTACGCAGAGGTGAGCGGGAACACGGTTGCAGGGATACTGCCCAACGAGACCGTCGTCTGGTCGCACGTGCTCCACAACGTCTCCCGCTACTGCGGCGAGGGGCGATACTTCGCCGTAAGGGTCCCGAACCCGCTACCCAAGGGTCCGCCCATCATGTTCGCCAACGAAAAGCAGCTGCCTAACGGCTGGCTCCCCCTGATCGAATGCGGGCAGCAAGGTAGGCGCCGCTAG
- a CDS encoding ABC transporter ATP-binding protein, whose product MAEMPDNQVLRARGLTVRFYTYAGTVHAVTEAYLDVYEGETVAIVGETGSGKSVFTRALTGLIEPPGRVEAGSVLFKRKDGTIVDLVKLSKEELREIRGYEIAYVFQDPSSALDPLYTAGDHIVETILEHQRVGKGEARREAVRLLKDVLIPNPEVRVKSYPHELSGGMRQRVVIATAIANKPKLVIADEPTTNLDVTVQAQILDLLDDLRRKYGMSVILITHNLGVVAEVADRVYVMYGGRVVETADVFTIFESPSHPYTEMLLRAVPDPTRRVKRLESIPGSVPNLIDMGPGCPFAPRCPHAMEVCEKEFPSALQLADGHIVHCWLHLRR is encoded by the coding sequence ATGGCTGAGATGCCGGATAATCAGGTTCTTAGGGCTCGCGGGCTGACAGTCCGCTTCTATACTTACGCGGGCACCGTCCACGCGGTCACCGAAGCCTACTTGGACGTCTACGAGGGCGAGACCGTGGCCATCGTGGGCGAGACGGGCAGCGGTAAGAGCGTCTTCACGAGGGCGCTGACAGGCCTCATCGAACCTCCGGGTAGAGTGGAAGCGGGGAGCGTGCTGTTCAAGAGGAAAGACGGCACGATCGTGGATCTGGTCAAGCTGAGCAAGGAGGAGCTTAGAGAGATCAGGGGGTATGAGATAGCATACGTGTTCCAGGACCCCAGCAGCGCGCTGGACCCCCTATACACCGCCGGCGACCACATCGTTGAAACTATACTCGAGCACCAGAGGGTTGGGAAGGGAGAGGCGAGGAGGGAGGCCGTCAGACTCCTGAAGGACGTCCTCATCCCGAACCCGGAGGTGCGGGTTAAGAGCTACCCGCACGAGCTGAGCGGTGGGATGCGGCAGAGGGTCGTCATAGCTACGGCGATTGCGAACAAACCCAAGCTCGTGATCGCCGACGAGCCTACAACGAACCTGGACGTAACCGTCCAAGCGCAGATCCTGGACCTGCTCGATGATCTGCGGAGGAAGTACGGGATGAGCGTGATCTTGATCACCCACAACTTGGGGGTTGTAGCAGAGGTGGCCGATAGAGTTTACGTAATGTACGGAGGGAGGGTTGTGGAAACGGCCGATGTCTTCACGATCTTCGAGAGCCCGTCCCACCCCTACACGGAGATGCTGCTCCGTGCCGTACCGGATCCCACTAGAAGGGTGAAGAGGCTTGAGTCTATACCCGGTTCCGTTCCCAACTTGATCGACATGGGACCGGGCTGCCCGTTTGCGCCTCGATGCCCCCACGCAATGGAGGTCTGCGAAAAAGAGTTCCCGAGCGCTCTCCAGCTGGCTGATGGGCACATCGTGCATTGCTGGCTCCATCTCAGGAGGTGA
- a CDS encoding ABC transporter ATP-binding protein, whose translation MALLRLEGVKKYFRVRGSLFSTLKAVDGVTLEVGQGETLGLVGESGCGKSTLGRLSILLIEPTEGRVLFDGMDVTKLKGRALKEFRRRAQMVFQDPNTSLNPRMTIYEILLEPLNEHGMLPDDPESFIVEQLSLVGLGKEHLFRYPHELSGGQKQRVAILRALLLKPSLIVLDEPTSSLDVSVQAQILNMLKDLQAQRGISYLFISHDIGVVNYMSDRIAVMYLGKIVETGGVEAVFENPAHPYTRYLLSSVPIPNPKLRNRRKERLQGEPPSPINVPPGCRFHPRCPFATEKCRRDEPFFTELGRGHSVACWLYAK comes from the coding sequence ATGGCGCTCCTCAGGTTAGAGGGTGTGAAAAAGTACTTCCGTGTTAGAGGCTCGCTGTTCAGCACTCTGAAGGCGGTCGACGGAGTGACCTTGGAAGTAGGCCAGGGAGAGACGCTGGGTCTAGTCGGCGAAAGTGGCTGCGGGAAGTCGACGTTGGGCCGACTTTCAATCCTGCTGATCGAGCCGACCGAGGGAAGGGTGCTATTCGATGGGATGGACGTAACAAAGCTGAAGGGGCGAGCGCTCAAGGAGTTCAGGAGGAGGGCTCAGATGGTGTTCCAGGATCCGAACACGTCGCTGAACCCCCGAATGACGATCTATGAGATCCTCCTCGAACCCTTAAACGAGCACGGTATGCTCCCCGACGATCCGGAGTCTTTCATCGTTGAGCAGCTGAGCTTGGTCGGCCTGGGAAAGGAGCACCTCTTCAGGTATCCGCACGAGCTCAGCGGAGGCCAGAAGCAGCGCGTTGCAATCCTGCGGGCGCTGCTCCTCAAACCTTCGCTGATAGTCCTCGACGAGCCCACGTCCTCCCTCGACGTGTCTGTTCAAGCTCAGATCCTAAATATGCTGAAGGATCTGCAGGCTCAGCGTGGGATCTCCTACCTCTTCATCTCGCACGACATCGGCGTGGTCAACTACATGAGCGATAGGATTGCCGTCATGTACCTGGGAAAGATCGTCGAAACAGGGGGTGTGGAAGCTGTCTTCGAGAACCCCGCCCACCCCTACACGAGGTACCTGCTCAGCTCAGTCCCTATACCCAACCCGAAGCTGAGGAATAGGAGGAAGGAGAGGCTGCAGGGAGAACCCCCGTCTCCCATCAACGTGCCGCCCGGCTGCCGTTTCCACCCGCGATGCCCCTTCGCGACCGAGAAGTGCAGGAGGGATGAGCCCTTCTTCACCGAGCTGGGGCGCGGGCACAGCGTCGCCTGCTGGCTCTACGCGAAGTAG